The following DNA comes from Opitutaceae bacterium.
GCGCGCGATCTCGCGCAAAACCCGCGGGCCGAGCTGTGCATCCACTGGCCCGTGCTCGAGAAGCAGGTTCGAGTCTCCGGCCCTGTCTCTGCGGTGACACCTGGCGAGGCGGATGCCTACTTCGCGTCGCGTCCCCGACTGAGTCAGCTTGGTGCCTGGGCCTCGCGCCAATCCACGCCGATGAAAGGCTACTGGGAATTTGAGCGGGCGGTGGCAAGCGCGGCGCTGAGGTACCCACTTGGCGACGTTCCGCGTCCGCCCCACTGGTCCGGGTTTCGAGTGTTTCCCGAGACCATTGAGTTTTGGCACCAAAAGCCCTTTCGGCACCACGAACGCACCCGATGGACGCGCTTGGGGGA
Coding sequences within:
- the pdxH gene encoding pyridoxamine 5'-phosphate oxidase, with the protein product MAGEGTTPPVLSPPLARFCEWMAEARAKETADPTRMALATVDDAGHPRVRMVLLKNADDRGFVFYTNLDSPKARDLAQNPRAELCIHWPVLEKQVRVSGPVSAVTPGEADAYFASRPRLSQLGAWASRQSTPMKGYWEFERAVASAALRYPLGDVPRPPHWSGFRVFPETIEFWHQKPFRHHERTRWTRLGDNWQEEWLYP